A region from the Helcococcus ovis genome encodes:
- a CDS encoding DNA polymerase III subunit alpha: MEFTHLHLHTEYSLLDGFAKIDKVLDRCVEYGMKSVAITDHGVMFGVIDFYKKAKKRGIKPIIGCEIYLSEGSYLEKTPQNKKRYHLILLAENWIGYQNLIKIVSESFINGYYYKPRVDKSVLKKYSEGIIALSACMSGEVQIHIRNNEIEFAKKSALEYKEIFGEDNFYLELQDHGLLEQKKINKYLKEFSKELEIPLVATNDVHYTDQEDAKIQDILMCISTGKTVDNLDRMRFPNSQFYFKSPKEMEKLFQDTPEALINTQVIAERCNVDFKFHDMHLPFFDIQENHEQYLRELVFSGLKNKYNELTENIINRANEELDIINKMGFTDYFLIVWDFIDYAKKQGIAVGPGRGSAAGSIVSYSLGITGLDPIKYDLLFERFLNPERVSMPDIDIDFDYERRNEVIEYVKEKYGESNVAQIVTFGTLAARNAIRDVGRVTSVNSDVVDKIAKQVPQEINMTIKKALNISEDFRKSYEASDENKKLIDTAMQIEGMPKNTSTHAAGVVIASKPLNEFVPLYIGDKSILTQYNMTELEELGLLKMDFLGLRTLTVISDSIKLVKYNKGIDIDIENIDLNDKEVLNIFNVAETIGVFQFESEGMRAFLKELKPTRFDDLIAANSLFRPGPMNEIPNYIRNRHNKELVTYLHPLLESILEPTYGTIVFQEQVMQIVQKLAGFSLGEADNLRRAMGKKKMKVMEENREYFIYGRIENGEISVPGCLRNGIDEDIANKIYDLMIDFAKYAFNKSHSAAYSFVAFQTAWLKVHYPEEFMASLLSSVMGSSDKVYLYIKEAKKMGIEILLPSVNSSYKNFSVEGRKIRIGLSVIKSLGVNIVEAIVNERKKGKFKDFDDFVERMVNNSEAKLNKKSLEYLIFSGAMDGFGLNRAQMVSICERAVERYSKSNNNIIGQEDIFSMINGNNFKIEVPKIPEFSKVEMLKKEKEYIGAYITDHPFSSYEKLVSNYVDFTTLDLIEEKVKYDKNVIFSGIIISVKAIFTKQNRKMCFIELEDIYGKIEAVVFPQIYEKYKEILIEDKAVLINGKLQINDNRVANIIINNIREINNEIFSQNSERNGIIYEDKVLYLKMKYSDKNIYSKIRNELLKYKGKSEVVIYFYDISKSVSLKNIKINLDLTLINSLVNLLGNDSVIIK; encoded by the coding sequence ATGGAATTTACACATTTACATTTACATACAGAATATAGCCTTTTAGATGGTTTTGCTAAAATTGACAAAGTATTAGATAGATGTGTTGAATATGGAATGAAATCTGTAGCGATTACAGACCATGGAGTGATGTTTGGAGTTATAGATTTTTATAAAAAGGCAAAAAAAAGAGGAATAAAACCAATTATTGGGTGTGAGATATATTTAAGTGAGGGCTCTTATTTAGAAAAAACACCTCAAAATAAAAAAAGATATCATTTAATTTTACTTGCTGAAAATTGGATAGGATATCAAAATTTAATAAAAATTGTTTCAGAGAGTTTCATCAATGGATATTATTACAAACCTAGAGTTGATAAAAGTGTATTGAAAAAATATTCTGAAGGGATAATAGCATTGTCAGCTTGCATGAGTGGTGAAGTCCAAATTCATATAAGAAATAATGAAATAGAATTTGCTAAAAAATCTGCTTTAGAATATAAGGAAATATTTGGTGAAGATAACTTTTATTTAGAATTACAAGATCATGGGCTTTTAGAACAAAAGAAAATTAATAAATATCTAAAAGAATTTAGTAAAGAATTAGAAATTCCACTAGTTGCTACAAATGATGTTCATTATACAGATCAGGAAGATGCAAAAATTCAAGATATTTTAATGTGTATATCAACAGGAAAGACTGTTGATAATCTTGATAGAATGAGATTTCCAAATTCTCAATTTTATTTTAAGAGTCCTAAAGAAATGGAAAAATTATTTCAGGATACTCCAGAGGCACTTATAAATACACAAGTTATAGCAGAAAGATGTAATGTTGATTTTAAGTTTCATGATATGCATTTACCATTTTTTGATATTCAAGAAAATCATGAACAATATTTAAGAGAACTTGTGTTTAGCGGACTTAAAAATAAATATAATGAATTAACTGAAAATATAATAAATAGAGCTAATGAAGAACTTGATATAATCAATAAAATGGGTTTTACGGATTATTTCTTAATTGTATGGGATTTTATTGACTATGCTAAAAAGCAAGGTATAGCTGTAGGACCTGGAAGAGGGTCAGCTGCCGGGTCAATAGTTTCGTATTCATTGGGAATTACAGGATTGGATCCTATAAAATATGATTTACTTTTTGAAAGATTTTTAAATCCTGAGAGAGTATCAATGCCTGATATTGATATTGATTTTGATTATGAAAGAAGAAATGAAGTAATTGAATATGTAAAAGAAAAATATGGGGAAAGTAATGTGGCTCAAATAGTTACATTTGGAACGTTAGCTGCCAGAAATGCAATTAGAGATGTAGGTAGAGTTACATCAGTTAATAGTGATGTTGTTGATAAAATTGCAAAGCAAGTACCTCAAGAAATAAATATGACTATAAAAAAAGCTCTTAATATCTCGGAAGATTTTAGAAAGTCTTATGAGGCTTCCGATGAAAATAAAAAACTTATTGATACAGCGATGCAAATAGAAGGAATGCCGAAAAATACATCTACTCATGCAGCAGGTGTAGTAATAGCATCTAAACCATTAAATGAATTTGTCCCATTATATATAGGAGATAAATCTATTCTTACTCAATACAATATGACGGAACTTGAAGAATTGGGTTTATTGAAAATGGATTTTTTAGGTCTTCGTACGCTGACAGTTATAAGTGATTCTATAAAATTGGTAAAATACAATAAGGGAATAGATATAGATATTGAAAATATAGATTTAAATGATAAAGAAGTTTTGAATATTTTTAATGTTGCAGAAACAATAGGGGTATTTCAATTTGAATCAGAAGGAATGCGAGCGTTTTTGAAAGAATTGAAACCTACGAGGTTTGATGATCTTATAGCAGCAAATTCACTATTTAGACCTGGCCCCATGAATGAAATTCCAAATTATATCAGAAATAGACACAATAAAGAGTTAGTAACATATCTTCACCCTTTATTAGAATCTATTTTAGAGCCAACATACGGAACGATAGTATTTCAAGAACAAGTTATGCAAATTGTACAGAAGTTAGCAGGTTTTTCATTAGGAGAAGCTGATAATTTAAGACGTGCAATGGGGAAAAAGAAAATGAAAGTCATGGAAGAAAATAGAGAATATTTTATTTATGGAAGGATTGAAAATGGAGAAATATCAGTTCCGGGATGCCTTAGAAATGGAATTGATGAAGATATAGCAAATAAAATTTATGATTTGATGATTGATTTTGCAAAATATGCATTTAATAAATCACATTCTGCGGCATATTCCTTTGTTGCATTTCAAACAGCTTGGCTTAAAGTTCATTATCCGGAAGAGTTTATGGCATCATTATTATCTTCTGTAATGGGAAGCTCAGACAAAGTTTATCTTTATATAAAAGAAGCAAAAAAAATGGGAATAGAAATATTATTGCCTAGTGTAAATTCATCTTATAAAAATTTTTCGGTAGAAGGTAGAAAAATCAGAATTGGACTTTCTGTAATAAAAAGCTTAGGAGTTAATATTGTTGAAGCAATAGTAAATGAAAGAAAAAAGGGCAAATTTAAGGATTTTGATGATTTTGTTGAAAGAATGGTAAATAATTCAGAAGCCAAACTAAACAAAAAATCTTTAGAATATTTAATTTTTTCCGGAGCTATGGATGGATTTGGACTGAATAGAGCACAGATGGTTTCAATATGTGAAAGAGCTGTAGAGAGATATTCAAAAAGCAATAACAATATAATTGGACAGGAAGATATATTTTCAATGATAAATGGAAATAATTTTAAAATTGAAGTCCCAAAAATACCGGAATTTTCAAAGGTAGAGATGTTAAAAAAAGAAAAAGAATATATAGGGGCATATATTACAGATCATCCTTTTAGTTCGTATGAGAAATTAGTTTCCAATTATGTTGATTTTACTACATTAGATTTAATTGAGGAAAAAGTTAAATATGATAAAAATGTAATATTTTCTGGCATAATAATTTCAGTTAAAGCAATTTTTACAAAACAAAATAGAAAAATGTGTTTTATAGAGTTAGAAGATATTTACGGAAAAATAGAAGCTGTTGTTTTTCCGCAAATATATGAAAAATACAAGGAAATATTAATAGAGGATAAGGCGGTTCTCATAAATGGAAAATTACAAATAAATGATAATAGAGTTGCAAATATAATAATTAATAATATAAGAGAAATAAATAACGAAATTTTTTCACAAAATAGTGAAAGAAATGGTATAATATACGAGGACAAAGTTCTATATTTAAAAATGAAATATTCAGATAAAAATATATATTCTAAAATTAGAAATGAATTACTTAAATATAAAGGAAAATCTGAGGTAGTTATTTATTTTTATGATATAAGTAAATCAGTTTCATTAAAAAATATAAAAATAAATTTAGATTTAACTTTGATAAATAGTTTAGTAAATTTACTAGGCAATGATAGTGTAATAATAAAGTAG
- the pfkA gene encoding 6-phosphofructokinase: MKTIGILTSGGDAPGMNAAIRAIARTAFANGLRVKGIRNGFDGLIKGDIYEMNISSVADIVHKGGTILGSARSLEFKTKEGQDKAMEIIKNFDIDGIVVLGGDGSFQGANVLHERGIKTIGIPCTIDNDMGYTDWTIGFDTAVETCKEAISKLRDTSSSHGRGNVVEVMGRNCGDIALYAGVAGGAESILVPEVPVDMEQVISRVQRGKARGKLHHIVVVAEGIGNPQNIAKEIQDKTGVETKLTILGHVQRGGSPALRDAIMASEMGVKAVELLMEGKSSLAIGIKGGKIFSMYIPDAIKIKSEFNTELYTIASILAN; the protein is encoded by the coding sequence ATGAAGACAATTGGTATCTTGACTTCAGGTGGAGATGCACCTGGGATGAATGCCGCTATTAGAGCTATTGCAAGAACTGCATTTGCAAATGGTTTAAGAGTAAAAGGAATAAGAAATGGTTTTGATGGTTTAATCAAAGGTGATATATATGAAATGAATATATCATCTGTAGCAGATATTGTTCACAAAGGTGGTACAATTTTAGGTTCTGCAAGATCTTTGGAATTTAAGACTAAAGAAGGTCAAGACAAAGCTATGGAAATCATTAAAAACTTTGATATAGATGGAATAGTTGTATTAGGTGGAGATGGATCATTCCAAGGAGCAAATGTATTACATGAAAGAGGAATTAAGACAATAGGGATACCATGTACCATTGATAATGATATGGGATATACAGATTGGACAATAGGGTTTGATACAGCCGTTGAAACATGTAAAGAAGCTATAAGCAAATTAAGAGATACATCATCATCTCATGGTAGAGGAAATGTGGTTGAAGTAATGGGAAGAAACTGTGGGGACATTGCACTTTATGCAGGTGTTGCAGGAGGTGCGGAAAGTATTTTAGTTCCTGAAGTTCCGGTTGATATGGAACAGGTTATTTCAAGAGTTCAAAGAGGTAAAGCTAGAGGTAAATTACATCATATCGTTGTTGTAGCTGAAGGTATAGGAAATCCACAAAATATAGCAAAAGAAATCCAAGATAAAACAGGAGTTGAAACAAAATTAACTATTTTAGGTCATGTTCAAAGAGGTGGAAGCCCTGCATTAAGAGATGCAATCATGGCAAGTGAAATGGGGGTTAAGGCTGTTGAATTGTTGATGGAAGGTAAGAGCTCTTTAGCAATTGGTATTAAAGGAGGCAAAATATTTTCAATGTATATACCGGATGCTATAAAAATTAAGAGTGAATTTAACACGGAATTATACACGATAGCTAGTATATTAGCAAATTAG
- the pyk gene encoding pyruvate kinase, with protein sequence MKRTKIVCTIGPASESEDKLKELMEMGMNVCRLNFSHGDHSEHLQRIQNIKKVREKLGNYTAIMLDTKGPEIRIGTFKDGMVVSLKSGDKFTLTTRDIVGDQSIVSVSYKDLPKDLVPGNRVLIDDGLVEFVVDSIEDTEIHTTVVNYGDIKDRKGLNAPSIKINLPALTEKDINDIKFGVENGIDFIAASFIRKADDVLAIRKVLEECGGEHVHIISKIESEEGVENLDEIIEVSDGIMVARGDLGVEVSNERVPLVQKEIIRKCNLLGKPVITATQMLDSMIRNPRPTRAEVNDVANAILDGSDAIMLSGETAAGKYPVEAVETMKRIALHIESSIDYKKAVESRKEWIESDPTNAISNSVSRIAEQLNANAIVAATTSGGTARSISKFRPETQIIATTHIPEVARKLSLVWGVYPILTKRVELTDQLIDNSISEALKNKFINEGDLIVLSAGIPVATPGSTNMLKVHTVAKILSQGQPIGKSSVVARACVVETSEQLKDKFMDGDIIVAKYTDAEMIPFIEKSAGIIVEQGGLTSHAAITALNYKLPAIIGADLTKEKIENGQLITLDAYAGIVYDGSAKVM encoded by the coding sequence ATGAAAAGAACAAAAATTGTATGTACAATTGGACCGGCTTCTGAATCAGAAGACAAATTAAAGGAATTAATGGAAATGGGAATGAATGTTTGTCGTTTGAATTTTTCACATGGCGATCATTCAGAACATTTACAAAGAATTCAAAATATTAAAAAAGTTAGAGAAAAATTAGGCAACTATACTGCGATTATGTTGGATACAAAAGGACCAGAAATTAGAATTGGTACTTTTAAGGATGGTATGGTTGTAAGTTTAAAATCCGGGGATAAATTTACACTAACAACAAGAGATATTGTTGGTGACCAATCAATCGTTTCAGTTTCATATAAAGATTTACCAAAAGATTTAGTTCCGGGAAATAGAGTTTTAATTGATGATGGTTTAGTAGAATTTGTCGTAGATTCAATTGAAGATACAGAAATTCATACAACTGTTGTTAACTATGGTGATATTAAAGATAGAAAAGGATTAAATGCACCAAGTATCAAAATTAATCTACCAGCATTAACAGAAAAAGATATTAATGATATTAAATTTGGTGTTGAAAACGGAATTGATTTTATTGCAGCATCATTTATCAGAAAAGCAGATGACGTTTTAGCAATTAGAAAAGTTTTAGAAGAATGTGGCGGAGAACATGTACACATAATCTCAAAAATTGAAAGTGAAGAGGGTGTTGAAAATTTAGATGAAATCATTGAAGTATCAGATGGTATAATGGTTGCTAGAGGGGATTTGGGTGTTGAAGTTTCAAATGAAAGAGTTCCTTTGGTACAAAAAGAAATTATTAGAAAATGTAATTTATTAGGAAAACCTGTTATAACAGCTACTCAAATGTTAGATTCAATGATAAGAAATCCGAGACCAACAAGAGCTGAAGTAAATGACGTTGCTAATGCTATTTTAGATGGTTCTGATGCAATTATGTTATCAGGAGAAACAGCAGCAGGTAAATATCCGGTTGAAGCTGTAGAAACGATGAAAAGAATTGCATTACATATTGAATCATCAATTGACTATAAAAAAGCTGTTGAATCAAGAAAAGAATGGATTGAAAGTGATCCAACTAATGCAATTTCTAATTCGGTATCAAGAATTGCAGAGCAATTAAATGCTAATGCTATTGTTGCAGCTACAACATCAGGTGGTACAGCAAGATCAATTTCTAAATTTAGACCTGAAACTCAAATTATTGCTACAACACATATCCCAGAGGTTGCAAGAAAATTATCATTGGTATGGGGTGTTTATCCAATATTAACAAAGAGAGTTGAATTAACAGATCAATTAATTGACAATTCAATTTCAGAAGCACTGAAAAATAAATTTATCAATGAAGGTGATTTAATAGTATTATCAGCAGGGATTCCAGTTGCGACACCTGGTTCAACAAATATGTTAAAAGTTCATACTGTTGCTAAAATTCTTTCACAAGGACAACCAATAGGAAAGAGTTCTGTAGTTGCGAGAGCTTGTGTTGTTGAAACATCAGAACAACTAAAGGATAAATTTATGGATGGAGATATTATTGTTGCTAAGTATACAGATGCAGAAATGATTCCATTCATTGAAAAATCAGCAGGTATTATTGTAGAACAAGGTGGTTTGACATCTCATGCAGCAATTACAGCATTAAATTACAAATTACCGGCAATTATCGGTGCTGATTTGACAAAAGAAAAGATTGAAAATGGACAATTAATAACATTAGACGCTTATGCAGGTATCGTATACGACGGTTCAGCAAAAGTTATGTAA
- the ftsE gene encoding cell division ATP-binding protein FtsE — protein sequence MIRFENVNKKYSDKIVAINNVSFEVKNGEFVFITGASGAGKSTITRLLLKEIDPDGGKLYLMDEDITKVSRRMIPKIRTTIGVVFQDFRLLANRTVYENIEFVLDVKGLSRKDKREKIDEVLDIVHLKHRKKAYPNELSGGEKQRLSIARALSIEPKIILADEPTGNLDPNTAWEIMDCFEEVNKKGTTVVINTHSKEIVDKMQKRVISLANGNIIRDSVGGYDESI from the coding sequence ATGATTAGATTTGAAAATGTTAATAAAAAATATTCAGATAAAATTGTAGCGATAAACAATGTTTCATTTGAAGTAAAAAATGGAGAATTTGTATTTATTACAGGTGCAAGTGGAGCAGGAAAATCTACAATTACTAGATTATTATTAAAAGAGATAGACCCGGATGGTGGGAAGTTATATCTGATGGATGAGGATATTACAAAAGTTTCAAGAAGAATGATTCCAAAAATAAGAACAACAATAGGAGTAGTTTTTCAAGATTTTAGATTATTAGCAAATAGAACGGTTTATGAAAATATAGAATTTGTTTTAGATGTAAAAGGTTTATCAAGAAAAGATAAAAGAGAAAAGATAGATGAAGTATTAGATATTGTTCATTTAAAGCATAGAAAAAAGGCTTATCCGAATGAATTATCCGGAGGGGAAAAGCAAAGATTATCTATAGCTAGAGCGTTATCCATTGAACCAAAGATAATATTAGCTGATGAACCAACCGGTAATTTGGATCCTAATACTGCGTGGGAAATTATGGATTGTTTTGAAGAAGTTAATAAAAAAGGCACAACTGTAGTTATAAATACACATTCAAAGGAAATTGTTGATAAAATGCAAAAAAGAGTAATTTCTTTGGCAAACGGAAATATTATTAGAGATTCCGTAGGAGGTTATGATGAAAGCATTTAG
- the ftsX gene encoding permease-like cell division protein FtsX — MKAFRKLINTLKEGLKGIWKHKNLGLVSITSTFSTLFVIGIIIIITVSINNVALQIQGKVNDVEIFIKKDATEVQIAELKHKIETSPIKKIVEYRSSKQALSIMKQSWGDNSKLLDNLELEKVLPSSFIVKLEDISQTKEFAKSLQSDNIIEEINYYKDLVDKVYKVSNYVKIFGAILVAVLMVVSLFIISNTIKLTVVSRINEIAIMKNVGATNNYIRIPFIIEGIFYSLLASILSFMAVYYLYRFVYINFGARLQSNFTILSLINPELLKVSLFQIINSLGLGIGVIGSIFSIRRYLINREVKYVK, encoded by the coding sequence ATGAAAGCATTTAGAAAATTAATTAATACCCTTAAAGAGGGACTTAAAGGAATATGGAAACATAAAAATTTAGGTCTTGTATCAATAACATCGACATTTTCTACACTTTTTGTAATAGGTATTATAATTATTATTACAGTGAGCATAAATAATGTAGCTTTACAGATACAAGGTAAAGTAAATGATGTTGAAATTTTTATAAAAAAAGATGCTACAGAAGTGCAAATTGCAGAGTTAAAACATAAAATAGAAACATCTCCAATAAAAAAGATTGTAGAATATAGATCTTCAAAACAGGCTTTGTCTATAATGAAACAGAGTTGGGGTGACAATTCTAAGTTGCTGGATAATTTAGAATTGGAAAAAGTTTTACCATCATCATTCATAGTAAAATTAGAAGATATATCTCAAACTAAAGAATTTGCAAAATCTTTACAAAGTGACAATATCATTGAAGAAATAAATTATTATAAAGATTTAGTTGATAAAGTTTATAAAGTATCAAATTATGTAAAAATATTTGGAGCGATTTTGGTTGCTGTATTGATGGTAGTATCATTGTTTATAATTTCAAATACTATAAAATTAACAGTAGTTTCTAGGATAAATGAGATTGCGATAATGAAAAACGTTGGTGCAACTAATAATTACATAAGAATACCATTTATTATAGAGGGGATTTTTTATAGTTTATTAGCATCTATATTATCATTTATGGCTGTGTATTACCTATATAGATTTGTTTATATAAATTTTGGGGCGAGATTACAAAGTAACTTTACAATATTAAGTTTAATTAACCCTGAATTGTTGAAAGTAAGTTTATTCCAAATTATTAATTCATTGGGATTAGGAATAGGTGTAATAGGATCAATTTTCTCAATAAGGAGATATTTAATTAATAGAGAGGTAAAATATGTCAAGTAG
- a CDS encoding murein hydrolase activator EnvC family protein codes for MSSRKKYIRFTAYVLSMILLFGNTKFNHASNLNQELNNTKDSLNKIDYDIEARNYKIDSYQEEIDVNKDVKKSINEELLKLQKDKASLEEQVGFLNGEIQKTLNKIYENETQILEIKDKIIKNEKEVEEVKKKILKNTKLLKERLVIMYKMGDAQKVEVLLSSKNFNDFLSRNKMMTTITKNDKSLIQTLKTDKEKLDKLINELNGQKKVLEITKQNLKKEKSDLDSQKSVKDKLLNEVRAKEGEKSKKIEELDKYISDYESKISEKISEKRSLQEKKESLQSEIADLERKIEEEAEEARLEALRIKKAELDEINTSTHNHGNGQLAWPTDATYISSYFGWRSGFTLQDGSWYNGGFHTGVDLAGPLGTNIYAAEDGVVTFAGWNDYGYGNLIIIDHGNGMTTRYAHLNSVPVSVGQRVSRGQYIAPMGTTGYSTGSHLHFEVRINGEAQNPLSYIR; via the coding sequence ATGTCAAGTAGGAAAAAATATATAAGATTTACAGCTTATGTTTTATCTATGATTTTGTTATTTGGAAATACAAAGTTTAATCATGCTTCTAATTTAAATCAAGAATTAAATAATACAAAAGATTCTTTGAATAAAATTGATTATGATATTGAAGCTAGAAATTATAAAATTGATAGTTATCAAGAAGAAATTGATGTAAATAAGGATGTTAAAAAGTCAATAAATGAAGAGCTTTTGAAATTGCAGAAAGATAAAGCCTCTCTAGAGGAGCAGGTTGGTTTTTTAAATGGTGAGATTCAAAAAACTTTAAATAAAATCTATGAAAATGAAACTCAAATTTTAGAAATAAAAGATAAAATAATTAAAAATGAAAAAGAAGTAGAAGAAGTAAAGAAGAAAATATTAAAAAATACAAAATTATTAAAAGAAAGATTAGTAATTATGTATAAAATGGGAGATGCTCAAAAAGTAGAGGTTTTATTATCATCGAAAAATTTTAATGATTTTTTATCAAGAAATAAGATGATGACAACAATTACAAAAAATGATAAAAGTTTAATTCAAACATTAAAAACAGATAAAGAAAAATTAGATAAATTAATAAATGAATTAAATGGTCAGAAAAAAGTTTTAGAAATTACAAAACAAAATCTAAAAAAAGAAAAATCTGATTTAGATTCTCAGAAATCAGTTAAAGATAAATTGTTAAATGAAGTAAGAGCTAAAGAAGGGGAAAAATCTAAAAAGATTGAAGAATTAGATAAATATATAAGTGACTATGAATCAAAAATAAGTGAAAAGATTTCTGAAAAAAGGAGTTTACAAGAAAAAAAAGAATCTTTACAAAGTGAAATTGCAGATTTGGAAAGAAAAATTGAAGAAGAGGCTGAAGAAGCAAGATTGGAAGCTCTTAGAATCAAGAAAGCGGAATTGGATGAAATAAATACTTCAACTCACAATCATGGCAATGGTCAATTAGCATGGCCAACTGATGCAACTTATATTTCAAGTTATTTTGGATGGAGATCCGGTTTTACATTACAAGATGGTTCTTGGTATAATGGAGGATTCCATACTGGAGTGGATTTAGCCGGACCATTAGGCACAAATATATATGCAGCAGAAGATGGGGTTGTAACATTTGCCGGATGGAATGATTATGGTTATGGGAATTTAATTATAATTGATCATGGCAATGGAATGACAACAAGATATGCTCACCTAAATAGCGTACCTGTTTCGGTTGGACAACGTGTAAGTAGAGGACAATATATTGCTCCTATGGGAACTACGGGATATTCAACCGGTTCACATTTGCACTTTGAAGTAAGAATAAATGGAGAAGCTCAAAATCCATTGTCTTATATTAGGTAA
- a CDS encoding S41 family peptidase, whose amino-acid sequence MNKKVKIIMYSCIVVLISLVSFNFGRKSMQQDIKNTTINSSKKEIKILNFDRVNKNISSLVDLIEIKYLHKFKYEDLEQGIYKGMIDSLKDQYSTFFNEEEFKELMNHTSGEFSGVGIQVGVSEDGYIEVIAPIKGSPADNAGVKPGDKISKINGEVFLGKDLNKAVKIMRGKEGESVVLTVKRLIDNKEQDINIKITRAVINLESVYPKMLDNNIGYVLVTNFQENTAKEFEKAIKDLKSQGAQKLILDLRNNPGGLLDSTVNIANMLMNKGILITAKDKNGNVEKYETKDGTLTDMPMVTLINKGSASASEVMSGALKDRKRSILVGENSYGKGVIQQIFPFNIDNKKEGLKITIAEFFTPNGNQINKKGIKPDYEVKIPGNVKKIGVDNLENDTQLQKAIELLK is encoded by the coding sequence ATGAATAAAAAAGTTAAAATTATTATGTATTCATGTATTGTTGTTTTAATTTCTTTGGTTAGTTTTAATTTTGGAAGAAAGAGTATGCAACAAGATATAAAAAATACAACAATAAATTCAAGCAAAAAAGAAATTAAAATATTAAATTTTGATAGAGTTAATAAAAATATTTCATCTTTAGTTGATTTGATAGAGATAAAATATTTACACAAATTTAAATATGAAGATTTAGAACAAGGTATATATAAAGGTATGATTGATTCATTGAAAGATCAATATTCAACATTTTTTAATGAAGAAGAATTTAAGGAATTAATGAATCATACTTCAGGAGAATTTTCAGGGGTTGGTATACAAGTAGGGGTATCTGAAGATGGATATATTGAAGTTATTGCACCAATAAAGGGATCTCCTGCTGATAATGCAGGTGTTAAACCGGGAGATAAAATTTCTAAAATAAATGGTGAAGTATTTTTAGGAAAAGATTTAAATAAGGCCGTTAAAATAATGAGAGGAAAAGAAGGCGAATCAGTTGTTCTTACAGTAAAAAGATTAATAGACAATAAAGAACAAGATATTAATATTAAAATTACAAGAGCTGTAATTAATTTAGAGTCTGTATATCCAAAAATGTTGGATAATAATATTGGATATGTTTTAGTAACAAATTTTCAGGAAAATACAGCTAAAGAATTTGAAAAAGCTATAAAGGACTTAAAATCTCAAGGTGCTCAAAAATTGATTTTGGATTTAAGAAATAATCCAGGAGGACTTTTGGATTCGACGGTAAACATTGCAAATATGTTAATGAATAAAGGGATACTTATAACTGCTAAAGATAAAAATGGAAATGTGGAAAAATACGAGACTAAAGATGGTACATTAACAGATATGCCGATGGTAACATTAATTAATAAAGGTTCTGCATCAGCATCAGAAGTTATGTCCGGAGCATTAAAAGATAGAAAAAGGAGTATACTTGTTGGTGAAAATTCATATGGTAAGGGAGTAATTCAACAAATATTTCCATTTAATATAGATAATAAAAAAGAAGGATTAAAGATTACTATAGCTGAGTTTTTCACACCTAATGGAAATCAAATAAATAAAAAAGGTATAAAGCCTGATTATGAAGTGAAAATTCCGGGAAACGTGAAAAAAATAGGAGTTGATAATTTAGAAAATGATACACAACTACAAAAAGCTATTGAATTATTAAAATAA